DNA from Ignavibacteriales bacterium:
AACAGTAAATAAATCTGTTAAAACCTGACAAGGATGAAGTAAATCAGTCAATCCGTTTATAACTGGAATTTTAGCATATTTTGCAAGATCTGTAACATCGCTGTGTGCAAAAGTACGAATCATAATTCCATCCAAATATCTTGCAAGAACTTTGGCCGTATCCTCAATACTCTCACTTGTACCAAGTTGTAAATCATTTGGTCCAAAATATAGTCCAATTCCGCCAAGTTGATAAATACCAACTTCAAATGAAACTCTTGTTCTTGTGGATCGTTTCGTAAAGATCATACCAAGAGTTTTACCTTCAAGCAAACGATGAGGCTCTCCGGTATATTTTTTTTCTTTAAGAGATTTGCTTACATCAAAAATCTCATAAATTTCTTCGAGTGTAAGATCAGCAATAGAAATTAAATCTTTGCCTTTCATGTTAACTGCCATAAATAACTCCTATTTTTAAAAGTTTAAGGTCAGGTTTAAGAAACAAAACTGCTAACAATTAAAATTTATCAATAAATATAATCTACTTACTACTTACTATTCTAGTTCCACCTTTTGGATCGCCAAGCATAGTTGAATCTGTAATTACGGTTTCTTTACCCCCACCTTTTACAAATTTAATTGCAGCAAGTATTTTTGGTCCCATACTTCCAGCAGCAAATTCACCATCATTATAATACTTTTGTGCCTCATCAGCAGTAATTATATCTATCGCTTTCTGATCCGGTTTATTAAATCGCAAATATACTTTGGGAACATCTGTAAGAATATAAAATGCTTCTGCACCAATTTCTGCCGCAAGCAATGCTGATGCATGATCTTTATCAATAACAGCTTCAACACCATATAGTTTTTTATCTTCACCGCGATAAACGGGAACGCCTCCGCCGCCTGAAGCAATAACTAAGTTTCCTTTTTTAACAAGATCTTTAATAGTTTTTTTATTTAAAATATCTATTGGCTGTGGTGATGGAACCACTCTTCTCCAGCCACGTTTTCTTGGATCTTCTTTAAACACAAAGTTGTTTACTCGTGCAAGAAGATCAGCTTCTTCTTTTAGATAAAACGCACCAACTGGTTTGGTCGGATTTTGAAATGCCGGATCATTTTTATCAACTAAAACCTGTGTAACAAGAGTTACAACATTTTTTCTAATTTTTTGATCTTTAAAAAGATTATAAACCTGACGCTCAATCATATAACCAATCCCGCCTTGTGAATCGGCAACACAGATATCAAGGGGCATTTTGGGAATTTTGTAATTGTTATATCCCGCTTCGTTGCGCAGCATAATATTACCAACTTGCGGACCATTGCCATGGGTTATGACAAGATTATAATTTTCCTTAAGAAGATTTAATAAGTTGATGCAAGTATCGTATGTGTTTTTTTCCTGTTGCTGGATAGTGCCGATTTCATTTCCCCGTAAAAGCGCGTTTCCTCCGAGAGCAACTACTGCAGTTTTTTTCATAAAATTTATTAGAACTAACTCAGTTTATAAAGAAATA
Protein-coding regions in this window:
- the arcC gene encoding carbamate kinase — protein: MKKTAVVALGGNALLRGNEIGTIQQQEKNTYDTCINLLNLLKENYNLVITHGNGPQVGNIMLRNEAGYNNYKIPKMPLDICVADSQGGIGYMIERQVYNLFKDQKIRKNVVTLVTQVLVDKNDPAFQNPTKPVGAFYLKEEADLLARVNNFVFKEDPRKRGWRRVVPSPQPIDILNKKTIKDLVKKGNLVIASGGGGVPVYRGEDKKLYGVEAVIDKDHASALLAAEIGAEAFYILTDVPKVYLRFNKPDQKAIDIITADEAQKYYNDGEFAAGSMGPKILAAIKFVKGGGKETVITDSTMLGDPKGGTRIVSSK